The following DNA comes from Kitasatospora sp. NBC_01287.
CGGCCAGTGTTCGCGGTCCCGATCGCCGGCCTCCGCCCCCTCGGCGCTGCTCCGGCACCCGGGGCGCCACCTGCTCCACCCGGGCGGGCGGCGGCAGGGGCGGCGGGAGGGGCGATGGCTCTGGCGCCGGGGACGCGTGATTGGCTCGCACGTGAGGGGAGAACGAGCCGCGGCGCCGCCAGGTCACGCCGCGCGTTGACGCACCGTCAACCATCGGGCCCGGCAGCATCGGTTTTCGGCCGATCTGATGGCACGGCAGGCAGAGCTCAGGAGTTCGGGCGCAGCGTCCAGAGCACGCTCATCTCGCCCGTCACCGCGCCGTCCTCGCGGGTGATCGACACGGCGACCGGGAACTCGGGCCGCTGCCCCGCGTCCAGCTCCGCGATGATCTCCGCGATCGGGCGGCCCAGCGTCGCGGTGGCGGTCACCGGGCCCATCGCCAGCTTCTTGTAGGCGATCTCGGCGCTGACGGCCAGCGGCACGGCCCGTGAGAGCTGGTCACCGAAGGCCGCCAGCACGATGCAGCCGCTCGCCGACTCGCCCAGCGTGAACATCGCGCCGGCGTGCGGCCCGCCCACGTGGTTGTGGAAGTCCGGCTGATCCGGCAGCCGCAGCACGGCCCGCTCGGGGGTCGTCTCCAGGTACTCCAGGTTCAGGGTGCGGGCCATCGGGACGGTGGCGGCCAGCATCTGGCCGATCGTGGGAGAGGTCATGGGCGTCATGTTACTTGCCGGTAGCCTCGCGGGGCAGGGGGAGTCGGCAGCTGGTTCGGATGAGGCTGCCGCGCAGCTCGGCGCGGGCTGACGGGGAAACGGCCGAGGGCCTGATCTCCATTTGGAGATCAGGCCCTCGGTCTGATGGGGTGAGTGACGGGACTTGAACCCGCGGCCACCTGGACCACAACCAGGTGCTCTACCAACTGAGCTACACCCACCATCTGTCTCGCGCGTTCCCGCGCTGACAGGAAGAACTCTACAGGATCCGAGCGGGTGCTCGCGCCAGGGTTTCCCAGCACGACCAGGGCGGACGGTGATTGTGCGGCGCCGACCGTGACCGGCGCCACACGGCCGCGGGGATCAGCCGGTCTGCAGCTGGTGCTTCGCGGCGATCTCCCGCGCGGCATCGCCGTCCGGGCCGGGCGGCGGGACGAACACTGCCTCGCGGTAGTACCGCAGTTCGGCGATGCTCTCCCGGATGTCCGCCAGTGCCCGGTGGCTGCCGCCCTTCTGCGGGCTGTTGTAGTAGGCCTTCGGGTACCAGCGGCGGGCCAGCTCCTTGATCGAGGAGACGTCCACGATCCGGTAGTGCAGGTGGCCCTCCAGGGCAGGCATGTCCCGGGCCAGGAAGCCGCGGTCGGTGGCCACGGAGTTCCCGCAGAGCGGGGTCTTGCCCGCCTCCGGCGCGTGGAGGCGGATGTAGTCGAGCACCAGCTGCTCGGCCTCGGCCATCGTCACCCCGTCGGCCAGCTCCTCCAGCAGGCCTGAGGAGGTGTGCATCGCGCGCACCACTTCCGGCATCGTCGCGAGCGCCTCCTGGGGCGGGCGGATCACGACGTCCACGCCCTCCCCGAGGATGTTGAGCTCGGAGTCGGTGACCAGGGCGGCGACCTCGATCAGCGCGTCGCGCTCAAGGTCCAGGCCGGTCATTTCACAGTCGATCCATACCAAACGGTCGTTCACATGAGCCACCCTACGGCGCACTGCCGCCGCTGGGGCAGTGCCGGGGCCGCGCTTGCCGCCACCGAGCCGCCGGGTGGCCGAGCCGGGTTCTCGCGAGCGGTGGCCGTCTACGAGCCGCGGCCTACGAGCGGCCGCCTCCCGTGGTCGGCCGGTGCGCGGTAGGCGTGTGCCAGGTCCGCGGTGGTCTGGCGCGGCCCGCGGCCCGCGGCCCGCGGTGCGCCGGACAGGGCGCTGGGCAGGGCGTCGGGCAGGGCGACCGCGATGGGGTGCCGGCAGCGGGGGGCCGTGACGCCCCCCGCTGCCCCGCTGCCCTGCCGCCCGCACCGGGCGGCCATGCCTGCCGCCCGGCCCGACCGGTTACGCCCCGGCGGCCGAGTCGGCCGAGTCGGCCGCTGACGGCGCTTCGGGCGGCCGCGCCTCACGCTGCTCCACGGTGCCGTCGGCCGCCGGGTCGCGCAGCGCGTCCCGGCGGACCAGGCGCTCCCGGGCCGCCGGATGCCCCGGCACCTGGCCCGCCGCCTGCTCGGCGGCCGCCTGGGCGCGGGAGCGGCCCGGTGCGGCGGTGGCCCGCGCGCCACCGGGCTGACCCGGCGTCAGGCCGATCCGGCCCGCCGCGCCGCGCCCAGCGACCCCGCGAGGTCCGCCGACCGGACCGGGGCCGCCCGGGGCGCCGCCGACAAGCCGCTCGGTGCGGTCGGCCCGCTCGGTGCGGTCCGGGGAGGGCCGGTCCGTGGAGGGCCGCTCCGCCCGGTGCCCCGAGCCGGTGCCGCGTGCGCTCGGCTGGGAGTGGCCGTCCTCCGCCACCGCGTGCTCGACCAGTCGCGGCTGTCCGGCCGGACCCCGGCGGGTCGCCGGACCCGGCTGGGGCGGCACCAGCGGCCTGATCCGGTTCTTGCCGGGCGCGGGCAGTGCCGGCGGCTGACCGGCCCCGGACCCGCCCGGGGCTCCAATGCCCCCGGTTCCGTTGCCGAAGCCGCCGGGCCCCCCGGACCCTCCGAACCCGGGCTGGCCCGTGGGTCCGCCGGGCGACCCGCCCGGGCCGGCGCCGGCCGCGCCGACCAGCCCGGGACCGGTCGCCGCGCCCGCCGGATACGCCCCGGCGCCGAAGCCGACCCCGGCCGCCGGGTTCGCCGCCCCGCCGACCACCCCGCCCGTCCGCTCCGACGGCAGGCCCTGCGGGGGCACGCCGGCGGCCGGACCCGAGGCCGGGCGGCGAGCCCGGTAGGTGGTCCGGTAGGCGGCGGGGGAGACGCCGAGCTGGCGCCGGAAGTGCCCGCGCAGCGCGACCGGCGATCGGAAGCCGCAGCGCCGCGCCACGTCGTCCACCGACAGCTCGGAGGTCTCCAGCAGCCGCTGCGCCTGCAGCACCCGCTGGGTGATCAGCCACTGCAGCGGGGCACTGCCGGTCAGGGTGCGGAAGCGCCGGTCGAAGGTGCGCCGGCTCATGTAGGCACGGGCCGCCAGCACCTCGACGTCGAACTGCTGGTTGAGGTTCTCCAGCGCCCAGGTCACCACCTCGGCGAGCGGGTCGTTGCCGATCTCCTCAGGTAATGACTGGTCGATGTACTGCGCCTGTCCGCCGCCGCTGCGGCGGTTGGGCACCACCAGGCGGCGGGCCAGCGCGTTGGCGGCCTCGGCACCGTGGTCGCTGCGGACCACGTGCAGGCAGAGGTCGATCCCGGCCGCCGTCCCCGCCGAGGTGAGCACGTCGCCGTCGTCCACGAAGAGCTCGCGCGGGTCGACGTGCACCCGCGGGTACCGCTTGGCCAGCGTCGGCGCGTACATCCAGTGGGTCGTCGCGGGGCGTCCGTCCAGCAGACCGGCGGCGGCCAGCACGAAGGCGCCGGTGCAGAGCCCGATGATCCGGGCCCCCTCGTGGTGGGCCTTGCGCAGGGCCGCGATCGCCTCGACCGGCGGCGGCTGCGAGATCGAGCGCCAGGCCGGGACGACGATGGTGCCCGCCCGGGCGAGCGCCTCAAGGCCGAACGGGGCGGTCAGCGTCACGCCGCCGGTGGTGCTCAGTGGGCCGTCCTCGCCCGCGCAGACCAGCAGGCGGTAGCGCGGGACCCCGGCGTCCTGGCGGTCCACGCCGAAGACGGAGAGGGGGATCGAGCTCTCGAAGATCGGTGCCCCGCTGAAGATCAGCACGGCCACCGTCTCGCGCCGCCGTCGGCCGGCGAGCTTGCGCGGCACGCCGGCCAACGACGGGCCGCCGCCCGCCGCGCCCGGTCCGCCGACCGTACTGCCTCCACCGCCGCCACTGACGCCACTGACGCCGCCGGCGATCCCCATGCCGCCGATGGCGCCGCTCGCTCCGCCGGCGAGGCCGGCGGCCGGATTGTGTCCGGCGGTGCTGGCGGTGCTGACGGTGTGTCCGGATGAGCTGATGATGTGTCCGCCGGTGCCGGTTGCACCGGATCCAGCCGTACTGACGCTCTGTCCGGCGCCGCTGACGGCATGCCCGACGGCGTTGTCGGCGTATCCACCCAGGGTGCCGCCGTCGGACGGGGCGGGACTCGAAGCGGTGGCATGGGACGGCGGGGTGAGTGGGGGCACGCTTCTTGAGGCGCGGCCTGCCCGGCCTACTGGGGACTGGCCGCTGTCAGGACCCGTCTCGCTCCTGCTCACCCTGTTCAAGGTGCCCAAGCCCCCTCGGTGGTGTGGTGTGGTGATGCGGTGCTGCGCAACAAGATCGAATCTACTGGGTGGACCGTTGCCGTTGTGACAAGTTCACCATCCGACGCTATGTCGACATGGCAATTTGGCGTGATGCATTCGATCACGAAGCGTGGCACCCGTCGACCCCTCTGGGAAGGGGGCGGGTGGTGCGGTGGCTGGTTGCTGTACGGCGGATCCGCCGCGCCGAAGGATCCGCGCGCTCCCGGGGCCTGGTGGCCTGCCGGTATCACCAGCTGTGGTCCGGCGGACCGAAGCTGACTGAAAACAGGCGTTGCGCAGCCGGGGCGTGCGGTGCTTGCGTGCGCCCGTCGGGTCGGGGTCGAGCGCCCTGCTCGCGAGGGGCTGGGAGTGCGGGGCGGGAGTGGGGCGGGAGTGGGGTGCCCGGGCCCGGAGCCGGGCGGTTGGGCAGCAGGCGCTCGCGAGCCGGTAGCGGTGACGCTCGCGAGGGGTCGGACGGCGAGCGCGGCAGAGGTCGGACTGCGAGTGTGGCAAAGGCCGGACGGCGAACGCGGCAGCCGGCTCGAACAGGCCACGGCGCGCCCAGGGCGGACATTCCGGCCCGACTCTCTTCGGTGCGCTTGATCTGTGGGAAAGATCGCACACTGCAACATCGCTGTATTCAAACCGCTTGTCATACGAATAATCGTTTCGTCGGCTCATCCCCTCCCTTTCCATGGCTGCAAGTCCTTTGGCCGCAGGCTCGCGCCGATGTCGGCAACGACAGACGCACGAGGGGCAGCTGCTCCGGCGCCCATTCGTCTCGCTTTCGGTGCGGCCGGCCGCAGTTCCTGCCGCCTCCACACTTGAACGGCCTCCCGGGCCCACCGGACGGGCTTTCCCGTCCACACTCGAACGGGATCAACCGACGACGACGGCCCGCTCGTTCGGCCCGCCTCGCACGGGCTCCGTCTCGTCCCAGGCCGACGCCGACCCGTCCACCCCGGTCGCCGAGCGCCCCCGGTCGGTCATCGACCGGTCCTGCCCGGTCAGCGGCTCGCCCTGTGAGCTGGCCGATCGATCGCTCCCGTCCGTCCGCAGCGTCTCCGTCATGCCGTTCAACTCCCGGTCCGCCAGGACCAGGGCGATCGCTTCGGGCAGGCCTGAGGCGCAGAGAGTGGGGCGGTAGGCCTGCTCCGACCAGGGGCGGCCGTGCCGCAACCAGACGCTGCGGATGCCCGCGAGCTCGGCGCCCGCGATGTCGGCGGGGCCGTGGTCGCCCACCACCCAGGCCTCGGCGGCCCGGTCGCCGGCCAGGCTGAGCCCGCAGCGCTGGGCGGCGATCTCGAAGATCAACGGGTCCGGCTTGGCGCAGCCGGCCTCCTCCGACACCACCCAGGCGTCCACCAGCGAACTCAGCCCGGTGCGCCGGATCTTCTCCAGCTGCGGGCCGGTCCCGCCATTGCTGACGATGGCGATCGTCCAGCCCGCCGTCCGCGCGGCCCGGAGCGCCTGGGTATGAGAACTCGGACAGCTGATATGAGAATTGATCCCCCTGCGGTAGTGCGTGAGCAGGCCCTCCAGGGACAGGTCCAGGCCGTACCGGCGCCGCGCGGCGCTCAGCACGGTGTCGCGGGGGACGTAGCCGCCGCCGTCGATGACGCAGAGCCAGTCGACCTCGCTCGGTGGCAGTCCGAAGTCGCTCACCAGCCCGGCGGCCCATGCGCGGTAGGCGGCGTCACGAGGGAGCAGCGTGTTGTCGAGGTCGAGCAGGAGCAGCGGCATGCCGTGCATGCTGCCAGCGCCGACCGGCCGCAGGAAGCACGCGGGCTCACGATTGCCTCGGCGCAGTCTCACGGTCGCCCCTCCTGTCACAGGAGTCTCGTGCCACCTCGCTGGTACCTGAACTCCGTACGTCCGGTGTGTGGCCGACCTGTTGCATCGACAGACTCCGTCAGGCAAGCTCCAGGGAACCGCGAGCAGGCGGGGCGTGATCCGGCCGTTACGGGGCGCGTGCCGATAACCTCGCGCCGCCGCCATTAGCGGGATCGTTGTCGTACTGGGCCGCAAAGGCTGGGCGGCTGCGTCCACTCGTCGTACTCTGAAAGGAACAGGTCACTTACGGTGCCGCTCGGCCTCAACCGAC
Coding sequences within:
- a CDS encoding DUF4442 domain-containing protein → MTSPTIGQMLAATVPMARTLNLEYLETTPERAVLRLPDQPDFHNHVGGPHAGAMFTLGESASGCIVLAAFGDQLSRAVPLAVSAEIAYKKLAMGPVTATATLGRPIAEIIAELDAGQRPEFPVAVSITREDGAVTGEMSVLWTLRPNS
- the orn gene encoding oligoribonuclease; amino-acid sequence: MNDRLVWIDCEMTGLDLERDALIEVAALVTDSELNILGEGVDVVIRPPQEALATMPEVVRAMHTSSGLLEELADGVTMAEAEQLVLDYIRLHAPEAGKTPLCGNSVATDRGFLARDMPALEGHLHYRIVDVSSIKELARRWYPKAYYNSPQKGGSHRALADIRESIAELRYYREAVFVPPPGPDGDAAREIAAKHQLQTG
- a CDS encoding HAD family hydrolase, which encodes MPLLLLDLDNTLLPRDAAYRAWAAGLVSDFGLPPSEVDWLCVIDGGGYVPRDTVLSAARRRYGLDLSLEGLLTHYRRGINSHISCPSSHTQALRAARTAGWTIAIVSNGGTGPQLEKIRRTGLSSLVDAWVVSEEAGCAKPDPLIFEIAAQRCGLSLAGDRAAEAWVVGDHGPADIAGAELAGIRSVWLRHGRPWSEQAYRPTLCASGLPEAIALVLADRELNGMTETLRTDGSDRSASSQGEPLTGQDRSMTDRGRSATGVDGSASAWDETEPVRGGPNERAVVVG